The following coding sequences lie in one Xanthomonas hortorum pv. pelargonii genomic window:
- a CDS encoding DEAD/DEAH box helicase yields the protein MPPFALAPRTETAERALATTDGRPSRDGALLTERLERRYHDRITGSFTLPGREGRYAPIPDDVPSALRDALHARGITQLYSHQAEAWAASQRGEHVAIVTPTASGKSLCYTLPVVSAAMSSGAKALYLFPTKALAQDQVAELLELNRAGELGVKAFTFDGDTPGDARQAIRLHGDIVVSNPDMLHQAILPHHTKWAQFFENLRYVVIDEIHTYRGVFGSHVTNVLRRLKRICAFYGANPQFILCSATIGNPHAHAQALIEKQVHAITESGAPTGDKHVLLWNPPVVNADLGLRASARSQSNRIARIAIKSGLKTLVFAQTRLMVEVLTKYLKDIFDHDPRKPPRIRAYRGGYLPTERREVERAMRAGNIDGIVSTSALELGVDIGALDVVILNGYPGSVAATWQRFGRAGRRQQPALGVLVASSQPLDQYVVRHPDFFADASPEHARIAPDQPLILFDHIRCAAFELPFIASEPFGPIDPLVFLEALAESEVIHQEGDRWEWIADSYPANAVSLRSVADGNFVVVDKTDGKQQIIAEVDYSAAALTLYEGAIHMVQSTPYQVERLDWEGRKAYVTRTHVDYYTDSIDYTKLKVLDRFDGGVAGRGDSHHGEVHVVRRVSGYKKIRYYTHENIGYGPVNLPDQELHTTAVWWQLPQATLGKAFASKQDALDGFLGAAYALHVVATVAVMADARDLQKAVGNGDGAWFAVADQTGRGQLRGVEEGEEGAVELQQAFVPTVYLYDNFPGGVGLSEPLWLRQAELLQRADELVRRCDCSAGCPACVGPVLAAHEEGKGESPKSLALTVLALLFDADAPLRHATQVDEDLALDVLA from the coding sequence ATGCCTCCGTTTGCCCTCGCTCCCCGCACCGAAACCGCCGAACGCGCGCTGGCCACCACCGATGGCCGGCCCAGCCGCGACGGCGCGCTGCTGACCGAACGCCTGGAACGGCGTTACCACGACCGCATCACCGGCAGCTTCACCCTGCCCGGGCGCGAGGGCCGCTATGCGCCGATCCCGGACGATGTGCCCAGCGCGCTGCGTGATGCCTTGCATGCGCGCGGCATCACGCAGCTTTACAGCCACCAGGCCGAGGCCTGGGCGGCAAGCCAGCGCGGCGAGCATGTGGCGATCGTGACGCCCACGGCCTCGGGCAAATCGCTGTGCTACACGCTGCCGGTGGTGAGCGCGGCGATGAGCTCCGGGGCCAAGGCGCTGTACCTGTTCCCCACCAAGGCGCTGGCGCAGGATCAGGTGGCCGAGCTGCTGGAACTCAACCGCGCCGGCGAGCTGGGAGTGAAGGCCTTCACCTTCGACGGCGATACGCCCGGCGATGCGCGCCAGGCGATCCGCCTGCATGGCGACATCGTGGTGAGCAACCCGGACATGCTGCACCAGGCGATCCTGCCGCATCACACCAAGTGGGCGCAGTTCTTCGAGAACCTGCGCTATGTGGTGATCGACGAGATCCACACCTATCGCGGCGTGTTCGGCAGCCACGTCACCAATGTGCTGCGCCGGCTCAAGCGCATCTGTGCGTTCTATGGCGCCAACCCGCAGTTCATCCTGTGCTCGGCCACCATCGGCAACCCGCACGCGCATGCGCAGGCCCTGATCGAAAAACAGGTGCATGCCATTACCGAATCGGGCGCGCCCACCGGCGACAAGCACGTGCTGCTGTGGAACCCGCCGGTGGTCAATGCAGACCTGGGGCTGCGTGCGTCGGCACGCTCGCAGAGCAACCGCATTGCGCGCATTGCGATCAAGAGCGGGCTGAAGACGCTGGTATTTGCGCAGACACGCCTGATGGTGGAAGTGCTGACCAAATACCTGAAGGACATCTTCGACCACGACCCGCGAAAGCCGCCACGCATCCGCGCGTATCGCGGCGGCTATCTGCCCACCGAGCGGCGCGAAGTGGAGCGTGCGATGCGGGCCGGCAACATCGACGGCATCGTCTCCACCTCGGCGCTGGAGCTGGGCGTGGATATCGGCGCGCTGGATGTGGTGATCCTCAATGGTTACCCCGGCAGCGTGGCGGCGACCTGGCAGCGCTTCGGCCGCGCCGGGCGGCGCCAGCAACCGGCGCTGGGCGTGCTGGTGGCCAGCTCGCAACCGCTGGATCAATACGTGGTGCGGCATCCGGATTTCTTCGCCGATGCCTCGCCCGAGCATGCGCGTATCGCGCCGGACCAGCCGCTGATCCTGTTCGATCACATTCGCTGCGCCGCATTCGAATTGCCGTTCATTGCCAGCGAACCGTTCGGGCCGATCGACCCGCTGGTGTTTCTGGAAGCGCTGGCCGAGAGCGAAGTGATTCACCAGGAAGGCGACCGCTGGGAGTGGATCGCCGACAGCTACCCGGCCAATGCGGTGAGCCTGCGCTCGGTGGCCGATGGCAACTTTGTGGTGGTGGACAAGACCGACGGCAAGCAGCAGATCATCGCCGAGGTGGATTATTCGGCCGCAGCACTCACGCTTTACGAAGGTGCCATCCACATGGTGCAGAGCACGCCGTACCAGGTGGAGCGGCTGGACTGGGAAGGCCGCAAGGCCTACGTGACCCGCACGCACGTGGACTACTACACCGACAGCATCGACTACACCAAGCTGAAGGTACTGGACCGCTTCGATGGCGGCGTGGCCGGGCGCGGCGATTCGCATCACGGCGAGGTGCATGTGGTGCGGCGCGTCTCCGGCTACAAGAAGATCCGCTATTACACGCATGAAAACATCGGCTACGGCCCGGTCAATTTGCCTGATCAGGAGTTGCACACCACGGCGGTGTGGTGGCAGTTGCCGCAGGCCACCCTGGGCAAGGCGTTTGCGTCCAAACAGGATGCGCTGGACGGATTTCTGGGTGCGGCCTACGCGCTGCACGTGGTGGCCACCGTGGCAGTGATGGCCGATGCACGCGACCTGCAAAAGGCCGTGGGCAACGGCGATGGCGCGTGGTTTGCGGTGGCCGACCAGACCGGGCGCGGGCAACTGCGCGGCGTGGAGGAAGGCGAAGAAGGCGCGGTGGAATTGCAGCAGGCGTTCGTGCCCACGGTGTATCTGTACGACAACTTCCCCGGCGGCGTGGGCCTGAGCGAGCCGCTATGGCTGCGCCAGGCCGAGTTGCTGCAGCGCGCCGATGAGTTGGTACGGCGTTGCGATTGCAGCGCCGGCTGCCCGGCCTGCGTGGGCCCGGTGCTGGCCGCGCACGAAGAAGGCAAGGGCGAGTCGCCCAAGTCGTTGGCATTGACGGTGCTGGCGCTGTTGTTCGATGCGGATGCGCCGTTGCGCCACGCCACCCAGGTGGACGAGGACCTGGCGCTGGACGTGCTTGCATGA
- the trhA gene encoding PAQR family membrane homeostasis protein TrhA: MPVPPSAIAPHYKTASARRADVAVHAAGLFLAIVGGAWMVWRAHASQTMLLATCVYALGLLVMFGCSAAYNFAPPQRQPMLRKFDHAGIFVMIAGSYTPFLLVALDGTWRWAMIVAVWSVALFGVFAKLFLPGIAKGFWVAIYLLLGWAGIVVIKPFVAGLDSTVLWLIAAGGAFYTVGVTFYVRKSLVYNRAIWHAHVLGGALSHWCAIWLCLQPLGGV; encoded by the coding sequence GTGCCCGTGCCCCCCAGCGCCATTGCTCCGCATTACAAGACCGCTTCCGCCCGCCGCGCCGATGTCGCGGTGCATGCCGCGGGCCTGTTTCTGGCCATCGTCGGCGGCGCCTGGATGGTCTGGCGCGCGCACGCCAGCCAGACCATGCTGCTGGCCACCTGCGTGTACGCGCTGGGCCTGCTGGTGATGTTCGGCTGTTCGGCGGCCTACAACTTCGCCCCGCCGCAGCGCCAACCGATGCTGCGCAAGTTCGACCACGCCGGCATCTTCGTCATGATCGCCGGCTCCTACACACCCTTCCTGCTGGTCGCCCTCGACGGCACCTGGCGTTGGGCAATGATCGTGGCGGTGTGGAGCGTGGCCTTGTTCGGCGTGTTCGCCAAACTGTTCCTGCCCGGCATCGCCAAGGGCTTCTGGGTGGCCATCTACCTGCTGCTGGGGTGGGCCGGCATCGTGGTGATCAAGCCGTTCGTCGCCGGCCTGGACAGCACCGTGCTGTGGCTGATCGCCGCCGGCGGCGCGTTCTACACCGTGGGCGTCACCTTCTACGTGCGCAAATCGCTGGTCTACAACCGCGCCATCTGGCACGCCCACGTGCTGGGCGGTGCGCTCTCGCACTGGTGCGCGATCTGGTTGTGCCTGCAGCCGTTGGGTGGGGTGTAG
- a CDS encoding ribonuclease H-like domain-containing protein, with protein MSVSADRLRLLRRQAGHADMRAPVTIADGDAPDGAQAAAAVDTNAGPVAGVPRLHSNAGARVAPHAAMARAVVDAAPTGDVAAREVRRGASSPCDAPAIAQAGVDDETSAFATECMMLSPAQQMHSAVVGRTSGEAVVVGVVVSDARTRAASEMSAAAQPTRDPATPVAGSGPGVSAERLRLLRRQVGGLTPAARRDDAVMPTRAQRQPVPGATSQGWRLAPRDAAAPSAQAGNVDAGSDRRAQAQTLAMTRRPLQAPGAATPARDTSVFAWVEHDVRHRPVSPLQSPSQSTAHADADTNVAAAAAKHLPASHEASIAPAPLSQRRTDIAGLRKMIGLRERAVSAHTPVRAASTDRHLPGNEIAPGLHLIEDFLPQPIPHEALSLAFAKREDAVDPMDLLFFDTETTGLAGGTGTRAFMIGVADWYMDDAHGSGLRVRQLMMSTMAAESAMLDLFRSWLSPQTVLSSYNGRCYDAPLLKTRYRLARRGDPISALDHVDLLFPTRRRYRGTWENCKLATIERQLLRVVREDDLPGSEAPAAWLSYLRGGSARNLRRVAEHNHQDVVTLSLLLQRLVAVDAQDREVIPMLEMP; from the coding sequence ATGAGTGTGAGTGCGGACCGGCTGCGCTTGCTGCGCCGGCAGGCGGGGCATGCGGATATGCGTGCGCCGGTGACGATTGCAGACGGCGATGCACCGGATGGCGCGCAGGCAGCGGCTGCGGTTGATACGAATGCCGGACCTGTTGCTGGAGTGCCCCGACTGCATTCCAATGCAGGCGCGCGTGTTGCGCCGCATGCAGCGATGGCACGCGCGGTCGTGGATGCTGCTCCTACTGGCGACGTTGCCGCACGTGAGGTGCGTCGTGGTGCATCTTCGCCCTGCGATGCGCCGGCGATCGCGCAAGCCGGCGTGGACGATGAAACCTCAGCGTTCGCGACCGAATGCATGATGCTTTCGCCTGCACAACAGATGCACTCCGCAGTGGTCGGACGAACATCTGGTGAAGCAGTTGTTGTGGGTGTTGTTGTGAGCGATGCGCGCACGCGTGCCGCAAGTGAAATGTCTGCAGCGGCACAGCCGACGCGTGACCCGGCAACACCGGTCGCTGGTAGCGGCCCTGGTGTCAGCGCAGAACGTCTGCGCTTGCTGCGCCGTCAGGTCGGCGGGCTGACGCCTGCAGCGCGCAGGGACGATGCGGTGATGCCCACGCGCGCGCAGCGTCAGCCTGTGCCAGGTGCCACCTCGCAGGGGTGGCGCTTGGCGCCACGCGATGCTGCTGCGCCAAGCGCGCAGGCAGGCAACGTGGACGCTGGCAGTGACCGGCGTGCCCAGGCACAGACACTGGCAATGACGCGCCGTCCCTTGCAGGCACCGGGTGCTGCAACGCCAGCGCGCGATACCTCCGTGTTTGCCTGGGTGGAGCACGACGTGCGCCACCGGCCGGTATCTCCGTTGCAGTCGCCATCGCAATCGACTGCACATGCCGATGCCGATACAAATGTCGCTGCCGCTGCTGCGAAGCATCTGCCTGCATCGCATGAAGCGTCCATCGCACCGGCGCCCCTTTCGCAGCGACGCACCGATATCGCCGGCTTGCGCAAGATGATCGGCCTGCGCGAGCGCGCTGTATCGGCGCACACGCCGGTGCGTGCAGCGTCCACCGATCGCCATCTGCCCGGCAACGAGATCGCGCCCGGCCTGCATCTGATCGAAGACTTTCTGCCGCAGCCGATTCCGCACGAAGCCTTGTCGCTGGCGTTCGCCAAACGCGAGGACGCAGTAGACCCGATGGATCTGCTGTTCTTCGATACCGAAACCACCGGCCTTGCCGGCGGCACCGGCACGCGCGCCTTCATGATCGGGGTGGCCGATTGGTACATGGACGATGCGCACGGCAGCGGCCTGCGCGTGCGTCAGTTGATGATGTCCACGATGGCGGCCGAGAGCGCGATGCTGGATCTGTTCCGCAGCTGGCTGTCGCCGCAGACGGTGCTGTCCAGCTACAACGGCCGCTGCTACGACGCACCGTTGTTGAAGACGCGCTATCGGCTGGCACGCCGCGGCGACCCGATCTCCGCGCTGGATCATGTGGACCTGCTCTTTCCCACCCGCCGCCGGTATCGCGGCACCTGGGAAAACTGCAAGCTGGCCACCATCGAACGACAGCTGCTGCGCGTGGTGCGTGAGGACGACCTGCCCGGCTCCGAAGCCCCGGCCGCCTGGTTGAGTTACCTGCGCGGCGGCAGCGCGCGCAACCTGCGCCGCGTGGCCGAGCACAATCATCAGGACGTGGTGACCTTGTCGCTGTTGCTGCAACGCCTGGTGGCGGTGGACGCGCAGGACCGCGAGGTGATTCCGATGCTGGAGATGCCGTAA
- a CDS encoding nuclear transport factor 2 family protein, with amino-acid sequence MSLALPAAIACFFAASNAGDAAVLLPHLADDAVVHDEHRQHRGVAAIAAWLAQTQATTPYRAVPLGVHTQGEQVRVTAQVSGEFPQSPLQLEHVFQLVGGKIAALEIH; translated from the coding sequence ATGTCGCTTGCCCTGCCCGCCGCCATTGCCTGCTTCTTTGCCGCCAGCAATGCCGGCGATGCCGCCGTGCTGCTGCCGCACCTGGCCGACGATGCGGTGGTGCACGACGAGCACCGCCAGCACCGTGGCGTTGCTGCGATTGCGGCGTGGCTGGCACAGACGCAAGCCACCACGCCGTATCGCGCGGTGCCGCTTGGCGTGCACACCCAGGGCGAGCAGGTGCGCGTTACAGCGCAGGTGTCGGGCGAGTTCCCGCAGAGCCCGCTGCAGCTGGAGCATGTGTTCCAGCTGGTGGGCGGCAAGATTGCGGCGTTGGAGATTCATTGA
- a CDS encoding SDR family oxidoreductase gives MSRLAGKRTLITGGTSGIGLETARQFLAEGARVIVTGNNPESIANAKAALGSEVLVLRADSASVAAQQQLAQAVQAHYGQLDIAFLNAGVSVWAPIEDWSEQAFDASFAINVKGPYFLIQSLLPVFANPASVVLNTSINAHVGAARSSVYAATKAAFLSMTKTLSSELLARGIRLNAVSPGPVETPLYDKLGIPDAYRDQVNKDIAATIPLGRFGTPDEVAKAVLYLASDESKWTVGSEIIVDGGRTLNG, from the coding sequence ATGTCCCGTTTAGCAGGCAAACGCACCCTCATCACCGGCGGCACCAGCGGTATCGGCCTGGAAACCGCCAGGCAGTTTCTTGCCGAAGGCGCCCGCGTCATCGTCACCGGCAACAACCCCGAGTCCATCGCCAACGCCAAGGCCGCGTTGGGGAGCGAGGTGCTGGTGCTACGCGCCGATTCGGCCAGCGTCGCCGCGCAGCAGCAACTCGCGCAGGCGGTGCAGGCGCACTACGGCCAGCTCGATATCGCCTTCCTCAATGCCGGCGTCTCGGTATGGGCGCCGATCGAAGACTGGAGCGAGCAGGCGTTCGATGCCTCCTTCGCCATCAACGTCAAAGGCCCGTACTTCCTCATTCAGTCGCTGCTGCCGGTATTCGCCAACCCCGCCTCGGTGGTGCTCAACACCTCCATCAATGCGCATGTGGGCGCGGCCCGCTCGTCGGTATATGCCGCGACCAAGGCGGCCTTCCTGAGCATGACCAAGACACTCTCCAGCGAACTGCTGGCGCGCGGCATCCGCCTCAACGCGGTGAGCCCCGGCCCGGTGGAAACCCCGCTGTACGACAAGCTCGGCATCCCCGACGCCTACCGCGACCAGGTCAACAAGGACATTGCCGCCACCATCCCGCTGGGCCGGTTCGGCACCCCGGACGAAGTGGCCAAGGCCGTGCTGTACCTGGCTTCCGACGAATCCAAGTGGACGGTGGGCTCGGAAATCATCGTCGACGGCGGCCGCACGCTCAACGGGTGA
- a CDS encoding winged helix-turn-helix transcriptional regulator: MGKPHTPDTAACDVEALLNLIEGRWKLLLLFHLFDGKVQRYSDLERLIPAISQKMLAQQLRQLERDGLVLRTVYAQVPPQVDYRLTPWGQALCPALDAILTWGQARQPLPKPSPQ; encoded by the coding sequence ATGGGAAAGCCGCACACCCCGGACACCGCCGCGTGCGATGTCGAAGCCCTGCTCAACCTCATCGAAGGCCGCTGGAAACTGCTGCTGCTGTTCCACCTGTTCGACGGCAAGGTGCAGCGCTACTCGGACCTGGAACGGCTGATTCCCGCCATCTCGCAGAAGATGCTGGCCCAACAGCTGCGCCAGCTAGAACGCGACGGTCTGGTGCTGCGCACCGTCTACGCGCAGGTACCGCCGCAGGTGGACTACCGCCTCACGCCATGGGGCCAGGCCCTGTGCCCCGCATTGGACGCAATACTTACCTGGGGCCAGGCGCGGCAGCCGTTGCCCAAACCCTCGCCGCAGTGA
- a CDS encoding Fic family protein gives MTRVTGAYAVIKTHDETVRAFVPAPLPPAAPVLDPAAYLERNRLAEVALARLTGMAGLVASSEWLIYSAVRQEALLTSQLEGTQATLTDVFDDEAGLAVTNADDVEEVTNYLQAFKFVREQLHAPTGLPISLRLLAEAHRILLAGVRGAHALPGSMRTSQNWIGGTRPGNAAFVPPPADRLAEVFGDLERFIHDPQPTLPPLVRIALVHAQFETIHPFLDDNGRIGRLLIAALLEDWQLLSEPLLYVSGYLKANQNDYYRHLSAIRTHGDWEAWVGFFLEAVEASAEQAQRSIVAIAALIAADRKRVLSTGSSTLQALRLFELLPTMPKLTVDRAQQALEVSYPTARAAATTLQDIGVLVETTGRARGQSFSYQAYVNLLRA, from the coding sequence ATGACACGTGTCACCGGCGCATATGCCGTCATCAAGACGCACGACGAGACCGTGCGGGCATTCGTTCCGGCTCCACTGCCTCCGGCCGCTCCCGTGCTGGATCCGGCCGCCTACCTGGAGCGTAATCGCCTTGCAGAAGTTGCACTGGCGCGGCTGACGGGGATGGCGGGCCTGGTGGCGTCGAGCGAGTGGCTGATCTACAGCGCTGTTCGGCAAGAAGCGCTGCTGACTTCGCAACTCGAAGGCACCCAGGCAACCCTGACCGATGTCTTCGATGATGAGGCGGGGCTGGCGGTGACCAATGCTGACGATGTGGAAGAGGTCACCAACTACCTGCAGGCGTTCAAGTTTGTCCGCGAGCAGCTGCACGCGCCAACAGGACTGCCCATCTCGCTGCGCTTGCTTGCCGAGGCTCACAGAATTCTCTTGGCTGGCGTGCGTGGAGCTCACGCACTGCCGGGCAGCATGCGCACCAGTCAGAACTGGATCGGCGGGACCCGGCCGGGGAATGCCGCATTCGTGCCACCGCCGGCCGATCGCCTGGCCGAGGTGTTCGGTGATCTGGAGCGCTTCATCCATGACCCGCAGCCCACGCTGCCACCGCTGGTACGGATTGCGTTGGTGCACGCGCAGTTCGAAACCATCCATCCGTTTCTGGACGACAACGGCCGAATCGGGCGGTTGTTGATCGCGGCCCTGCTGGAAGACTGGCAACTGCTGTCAGAGCCGTTGTTGTATGTGTCCGGCTACCTCAAAGCGAACCAAAACGACTACTACCGGCACCTGTCAGCCATCCGCACGCATGGCGACTGGGAAGCGTGGGTTGGATTCTTTCTGGAGGCTGTGGAGGCTTCTGCCGAACAGGCACAGCGCAGCATTGTGGCAATCGCTGCATTGATCGCGGCCGATCGCAAACGCGTGCTGAGTACCGGCAGCAGTACCCTGCAAGCGCTACGACTGTTCGAGTTGTTGCCCACCATGCCCAAGCTCACCGTCGACCGTGCCCAGCAAGCGCTGGAGGTGTCCTATCCCACCGCGCGCGCAGCCGCGACGACCTTGCAGGACATCGGTGTGCTGGTGGAAACCACCGGCCGCGCACGCGGGCAGAGCTTCAGCTACCAAGCCTATGTGAACTTGCTGCGGGCTTAG
- a CDS encoding LysR family transcriptional regulator, whose protein sequence is MNEGLAMDRFLLMTCFARAVETGSFSAAGRDLGLGQPNVSRHVAALEEHLHTRLLNRSTRKLVLTPEGERYYAEVRRILDAVGESEMSLRDNVQPSGLLRVACPTALSHQYVMPLVPEFLRRFPGLELDLQINGRFVNLLDEGAELAIRIGHLENSALRARRIGSFKRVCVASKDYLAERGIPTVPDDLRQHDCVLYTLLASGASWRFKEVDVPVTGRIRVNSPEAAREAVSAGLGIGQGPEWLFEQGLNAGHLQIVLSAFSGPAVPMHIMYAANRLVARRAIVFMDFIAEAFAKIPQLNAPSCSQR, encoded by the coding sequence ATGAATGAAGGGCTGGCAATGGACCGGTTTCTGCTGATGACCTGCTTTGCTCGTGCGGTGGAAACCGGGAGTTTTTCTGCGGCCGGGCGGGATCTGGGCTTGGGCCAGCCCAATGTCAGCCGCCACGTGGCAGCGCTGGAAGAGCACCTGCACACGCGGCTGCTCAACCGCTCCACCCGCAAGCTGGTGCTGACGCCGGAGGGAGAGCGCTACTACGCGGAGGTGCGCCGCATTCTGGATGCGGTGGGCGAATCGGAAATGTCGCTGCGCGATAACGTGCAACCTTCCGGGTTATTGCGGGTGGCCTGCCCCACGGCGTTGTCGCATCAGTATGTGATGCCGCTGGTGCCGGAGTTTTTGCGGCGCTTTCCGGGCCTGGAGCTGGATCTGCAGATCAATGGCCGCTTCGTCAATCTGCTCGATGAGGGTGCGGAGCTTGCCATCCGCATCGGCCACCTGGAAAACAGTGCGCTGCGTGCTAGGCGGATCGGGTCGTTCAAGCGCGTGTGCGTGGCAAGCAAGGACTATCTTGCCGAGCGCGGCATCCCCACCGTGCCCGACGACCTGCGCCAACACGATTGCGTGCTGTACACCTTGTTGGCATCCGGGGCGAGCTGGCGCTTCAAGGAGGTGGACGTGCCGGTCACCGGCAGGATCCGGGTCAATTCGCCGGAAGCCGCGCGCGAGGCGGTGAGCGCAGGCCTGGGCATCGGCCAGGGGCCGGAATGGTTGTTCGAACAAGGGCTCAACGCCGGGCATCTGCAGATCGTGCTCAGTGCGTTCTCTGGCCCTGCGGTGCCCATGCACATCATGTATGCCGCCAACCGCCTGGTGGCCAGGCGGGCGATTGTGTTTATGGATTTTATTGCCGAGGCGTTTGCGAAGATTCCGCAACTCAACGCCCCCTCCTGCTCGCAGCGATAG